One genomic region from Clostridium saccharobutylicum DSM 13864 encodes:
- the spoIIIAF gene encoding stage III sporulation protein AF — translation MFIETLKGIVTTLVTILIFISAVELISPNNKMKKYIKFVLGLILISAILNPILQFISKGQKNISQGIEKYETVFSEKQNKINSDNSNSIDSKEDKNDARKKAFIKNFDENCDNLLKNKYKDMNFKSDVDCDIDFTNINFNIKKLRIGVENNKISKIKKVEINGKGQESTEDDNKEYEDIINFVSDELSVSKDKIEVYKMKE, via the coding sequence ATGTTTATAGAAACTTTAAAGGGCATTGTAACAACTCTTGTGACTATTCTTATATTCATAAGTGCAGTAGAGCTTATATCTCCAAATAATAAAATGAAAAAATATATTAAATTTGTATTAGGTTTAATTTTAATAAGTGCGATATTAAATCCGATTTTACAATTTATATCTAAAGGACAAAAAAATATATCGCAAGGCATTGAAAAATATGAAACTGTATTTTCAGAAAAGCAAAATAAAATTAATTCAGATAATTCTAATTCTATTGATAGTAAAGAAGATAAAAATGATGCCAGAAAGAAAGCATTTATAAAAAATTTCGATGAGAATTGTGATAATTTACTCAAAAATAAATATAAAGATATGAATTTTAAAAGTGATGTTGATTGTGATATTGATTTTACAAATATAAATTTTAATATAAAAAAACTTAGAATAGGTGTAGAAAACAATAAGATAAGTAAGATAAAAAAGGTAGAGATTAATGGAAAAGGACAAGAGAGTACAGAAGATGATAATAAAGAATATGAAGACATAATTAATTTTGTGTCAGATGAATTGAGCGTTTCAAAAGATAAAATAGAAGTTTATAAAATGAAGGAATAG
- the spoIIIAE gene encoding stage III sporulation protein AE, protein MKIIKRFTIVIILNLIITMIISIVPMERSFLKKCVYAAETADYKNNITMNNETTQNQEQSKGNLDSKVSIDDLGGSAKEQIDSLYKYINNMKTDVELMQNLNPVDYIKTYIANGKGNLSFDVIGKAVLSLVFKEVKSVLKLIISVVTIAIICSLLKNLQDAFSGENISQVAFYACYALIIVVLAKSFIISISVAKEVISNISDFMSALLPILVTMIGLTGGVAQATTLDPIVLACVVFIPKVYSNIIIPMILMGFMLEFANNLSTEHKITNLCGLLKQCTLWFQGIIITIFIALLTIRGITSKTIDAVTLKTAKFAIDNFIPIVGKTFSDAIASVAGYSLIIKNAISSMGLVVIVLLLLYPIVKLVLMTFIYKLSAALVEPISDSRITKCLESAASSMILITSCVLCVSLMFFILIAIMAASGSYVVGG, encoded by the coding sequence ATGAAGATAATAAAGAGATTTACAATAGTTATAATATTAAATTTAATAATTACCATGATTATTTCTATAGTTCCAATGGAAAGGTCTTTTTTAAAAAAATGTGTATATGCAGCTGAAACTGCTGATTATAAAAATAATATAACAATGAATAATGAAACGACTCAGAATCAAGAACAGAGTAAAGGAAATTTGGATAGCAAGGTTAGTATAGACGATTTGGGTGGTAGTGCAAAAGAACAAATCGATTCTTTATATAAGTATATAAACAATATGAAAACAGATGTAGAACTTATGCAGAATTTAAATCCAGTAGATTATATAAAGACATATATTGCAAATGGGAAGGGGAACCTTTCATTTGATGTAATAGGAAAAGCGGTTTTAAGCCTTGTGTTTAAAGAGGTTAAGAGTGTTTTGAAACTTATAATTTCTGTAGTTACAATAGCAATAATATGTTCACTACTCAAAAATCTTCAGGATGCATTTTCGGGAGAAAATATATCCCAGGTAGCATTTTATGCATGCTATGCGCTAATCATAGTTGTGTTAGCTAAAAGCTTCATAATTTCAATTTCAGTAGCAAAAGAGGTAATATCAAATATTTCAGATTTTATGAGTGCGCTTCTTCCAATACTTGTTACTATGATTGGACTTACCGGTGGAGTTGCTCAAGCAACTACTTTAGATCCTATTGTTCTTGCATGTGTTGTATTTATACCAAAGGTATATTCAAACATTATAATTCCAATGATATTAATGGGGTTTATGTTAGAATTTGCAAATAATCTTTCTACAGAACATAAGATAACAAATTTATGTGGATTGTTAAAGCAATGTACTCTTTGGTTTCAAGGTATTATAATAACAATCTTTATAGCACTTTTAACTATAAGAGGCATTACATCCAAAACAATTGATGCAGTAACACTAAAAACGGCAAAGTTTGCAATAGATAATTTTATACCTATAGTTGGAAAAACTTTTTCGGATGCTATTGCATCAGTTGCAGGATATTCTCTTATAATAAAAAATGCAATAAGCTCTATGGGACTAGTTGTAATAGTTTTGTTACTTTTATACCCAATTGTAAAGCTTGTGCTTATGACGTTTATTTACAAATTATCAGCAGCGCTGGTGGAACCAATAAGTGATTCAAGAATTACAAAATGTTTGGAATCTGCTGCTAGTTCAATGATATTAATTACATCATGCGTTTTATGCGTGAGTTTAATGTTCTTTATATTAATTGCAATAATGGCAGCTTCGGGAAGCTATGTAGTTGGAGGGTAG
- the spoIIIAD gene encoding stage III sporulation protein AD gives MLIIKIVGLAFVALFIMLLLKNAKNELNPLLALTAGALIFLIMIEPLKEIIDFLQTISDKANLDTVYIGIVLKILAIAYIASFSSALCKDANADSLATQIDFSGKIMILVLAIPILMAVLNSILQIM, from the coding sequence ATGTTAATAATAAAAATCGTAGGGCTGGCTTTTGTAGCTTTGTTTATAATGCTTCTATTAAAAAACGCTAAAAACGAACTTAATCCATTACTTGCATTAACAGCTGGAGCATTAATATTTCTAATTATGATAGAACCTCTTAAAGAAATAATTGATTTTCTTCAGACAATTTCAGATAAGGCAAATCTTGATACGGTTTATATTGGAATTGTACTTAAAATTTTAGCTATAGCTTATATAGCATCATTCTCAAGTGCATTGTGTAAAGATGCTAATGCAGATAGCTTAGCTACACAAATAGATTTTTCGGGAAAAATAATGATATTAGTTCTTGCAATTCCAATACTTATGGCTGTATTAAATTCTATATTACAGATAATGTAG
- the spoIIIAC gene encoding stage III sporulation protein AC, whose translation MHDINILFKIGGAGILLVVLDKVLTSSGKGEIAAITNIAGVVIILLMIISIIGDLFNTVKTMFVM comes from the coding sequence ATGCATGATATAAATATTCTTTTCAAGATTGGCGGAGCAGGAATACTGCTTGTAGTGTTAGATAAAGTATTAACAAGTAGTGGAAAAGGTGAGATAGCAGCAATCACAAATATAGCTGGAGTTGTAATAATTTTACTTATGATAATTTCTATTATAGGTGATTTATTCAATACAGTTAAGACTATGTTTGTTATGTAG
- the spoIIIAB gene encoding stage III sporulation protein SpoIIIAB, which yields MLKLIFMIMIFTTSSYIGFMYGETFRKRMNELKEILKALLILENDIIYGTTPLPEALENLCFKVEEPIKKITKAIEERLIKGNVESVYEGAREEFKVLENEFYLDDSDKKIISDFFKSLGESGVYGQEKIFTLAIEGIKLNLKDAEEIAKKNIKLYRYLGVCFGAMITIFLI from the coding sequence ATGCTTAAATTGATTTTTATGATTATGATATTTACTACAAGTTCATATATTGGTTTTATGTATGGAGAAACTTTTAGAAAACGTATGAATGAACTTAAAGAAATTTTAAAGGCGTTACTAATACTTGAAAATGATATTATATACGGGACTACTCCTTTACCTGAGGCTTTAGAAAATCTTTGCTTTAAAGTAGAAGAGCCTATAAAAAAAATTACTAAAGCTATTGAGGAGAGATTAATTAAAGGAAATGTAGAAAGTGTTTATGAAGGTGCTAGAGAGGAATTTAAGGTTTTAGAAAATGAATTTTATTTGGATGATAGTGATAAGAAAATAATTAGTGATTTCTTTAAGTCTCTTGGTGAATCAGGAGTTTATGGACAAGAAAAAATATTCACATTGGCAATTGAGGGAATTAAACTTAATTTAAAGGATGCTGAGGAAATTGCAAAAAAAAATATAAAACTTTATAGATATCTAGGGGTATGTTTTGGAGCAATGATTACTATTTTTTTAATATAG